A region from the Triticum urartu cultivar G1812 chromosome 1, Tu2.1, whole genome shotgun sequence genome encodes:
- the LOC125532670 gene encoding uncharacterized protein LOC125532670, which translates to MSSSSSAQSGRRGRTVVVPLISCPRCGCLLRFYVSNTEEHDGWVFYRCVKQGCVFWHWEREYVAYLVDHRFLVGHEVVDAIGATEDRREHLEREREERRRVAERNASQRIGMQMQDQPGASMNITRAEARALLNLGVQMMLLLKLLLGGVLVLVVLCVMLLMKK; encoded by the exons ATGTCCAGCAGCAGTTCTGCCCAATCTGGACGTCGCGGGAGGACAGTGGTGGTGCCGCTCATCTCATGCCCTCGCTGCGGCTGCCTATTGAGGTTCTACGTGTCCAACACGGAGGAGCATGACGGATGGGTGTTCTACAGATGTGTGAAG CAAGGATGCGTTTTCTGGCATTGGGAGAGGGAATACGTGGCCTACCTTGTAGATCATCGTTTTCTTGTTGGGCATGAAGTTGTTGATGCAATTGGAGCAACAGAAGATAGGAGGGAACATCTTGAGAGAGAAAGAGAAGAAAGAAGAAGGGTTGCAGAGAGAAATGCAAGTCAGAGGATAGGTATGCAGATGCAGGACCAGCCTGGAGCTAGCATGAACATCACCAGGGCAGAAGCTCGTGCACTTCTTAATTTAGGTGTGCAGATGATGTTACTGTTGAAACTGCTACTTGGTGGTGTATTGGTGCTTGTTGTGTTATGTGTCATGCTGCTGATGAAGAAATGA